GAACTTACGCTAGTACTACCAACAATAAAAATGGAAACGAGAGCGATGAAAATAGGTGCAGCATTGGTAGTGGCAATAGGGATGGTGAGTGCGCTTGGCGTATTGGGTCAACAGGTGTCTTCGGCCTTAAACGAGATGCAAACGTGGGACAGGGTAGTTACCGTTAAAGGATTATCAGAACGAGAATACGTGGCTGATCGCGTGATTTGGCCTATTCAATTTGTTGATGCGGGCAATGATTTACCCGCGCTATACAACCACATTGAAGCTAACAGCATGAAAGTATCTACCTTCTTACAGAATAACGGTATTGCCAAAGAGGGAATTTCCATCGGTAAGCCAGACATTACCGACAAGCTAGCCCAGCAATATGGAGGAACAGAAAAAGCGCCGTTTCGTTATAGCGCAGTGCAAACCATTACCGTGTTTTCAAACGATGTAGAAAATGTGCGCTTAGTCATGAGCCAGATAGGTAGCTTATTAAAGTCTGGTGTTGTGCTAACCAATCAACACTATCAAGCACAGCCCGAGTATGTATTTACGCGTTTAAATGAAGTGAAGCCAGCAATGATTGAGGAAGCCACTGTTAACGCCAGAGAGGTTGCTGAAAAATTCGCGCAAGACTCAAAAAGTACCTTAGGGAAAATAAAGCGGGCTAATCAGGGACGGTTTTCTATCTCGAGTAGAGACCATCATCACCCCCATATTAAGCAGGTACGGGTAGTTTCGACTATTGACTATACACTGGTAGATTAATACTCATGTATTATTACAGAGTTGCTATTTTGGTGAGTTTGCCCAAAATATACTGGAGTAATGTAATAACTATCTTGGTTTACGTGGCCAGTAACAATATATTAGTGGCATTAAGAAGGTGTTTTTAATTTAACGCAACGCGTTTTAGCAAGCGCATACAGGTAAACATGACAGACCAAAAGCCACCAGCACAGCAACTGGAGTTCTTTGAAATTCCAAGCCCCTGTATTGGTGTTTGTGAGTCTGGACCGCGAGGGTATTGCAAAGGATGCTACCGCAGCCGAGAAGAGCGATTGTATTGGCTCAAGATTGACGACGGAACTCGCCGAAAAGTTATAGTGGCATGTCAGCGCCGTAAAAAAGCGGCCTTAAGCAGAGACCGTCGTCAAAACGAAGCAATACAAGAAGTCCGAGAGCCGAGTCAAATTTCTATGTTTGATACGCCTCCCGAGAAAATTGATAAAGCATAAGTGGTGTAGTTTTTTTCTTTATACACCGCTATGTAATAGTTAAAAGTGGAACCTTTGCATGTCTT
The nucleotide sequence above comes from Alteromonas naphthalenivorans. Encoded proteins:
- a CDS encoding SIMPL domain-containing protein, with the translated sequence MKIGAALVVAIGMVSALGVLGQQVSSALNEMQTWDRVVTVKGLSEREYVADRVIWPIQFVDAGNDLPALYNHIEANSMKVSTFLQNNGIAKEGISIGKPDITDKLAQQYGGTEKAPFRYSAVQTITVFSNDVENVRLVMSQIGSLLKSGVVLTNQHYQAQPEYVFTRLNEVKPAMIEEATVNAREVAEKFAQDSKSTLGKIKRANQGRFSISSRDHHHPHIKQVRVVSTIDYTLVD
- a CDS encoding DUF1289 domain-containing protein; this encodes MTDQKPPAQQLEFFEIPSPCIGVCESGPRGYCKGCYRSREERLYWLKIDDGTRRKVIVACQRRKKAALSRDRRQNEAIQEVREPSQISMFDTPPEKIDKA